In Corylus avellana chromosome ca2, CavTom2PMs-1.0, the following proteins share a genomic window:
- the LOC132170779 gene encoding protein SRG1-like yields METEQSLGSSLPVPCVQELAKETTATVPPRYVRPDQDPPNISDTTCLPQVPVINMQKLFSPEFMDSELEKMHCACKEWGFFQLINHGVKASLLEKVKLEIQEFFKLPMEEKKTYWQEPGHLEGFGQAFVVSEEQKLDWGDMFYMVTLPTSLRKPHLFPKLPLPFRDNLEAYSAELKSLAMKIIEFMAKALRMDYNDMKNLFEDGKQAFRMNYYPPCPQPDLVIGLNPHSDSVGLTILLQLNEMEGLQIRKDGMWIPVKPLSNAFIVNIGDILEIVTNGIYRSIEHRATVNSVKERLSMATFYNPRLEGDMGPAPSLITPESPALFKRIGVADYFKGLFSRKLDGKSYIDVMRIQNEEQKGS; encoded by the exons ATGGAAACAGAGCAATCGCTGGGGAGCTCTCTCCCAGTTCCTTGTGTTCAGGAGCTAGCGAAGGAGACGACGGCGACAGTGCCGCCGCGGTATGTGCGTCCCGATCAGGACCCTCCAAACATATCCGACACCACTTGTTTACCCCAAGTCCCAGTCATCAACATGCAGAAGCTTTTCTCCCCTGAATTTATGGACTCTGAGTTGGAGAAGATGCACTGCGCATGCAAAGAATGGGGTTTCTTCCAG TTAATAAATCATGGGGTGAAAGCTTCATTGTTGGAGAaggtgaaattagaaattcaagAATTTTTCAAGCTGCcgatggaagaaaagaagacaTACTGGCAAGAACCAGGACATTTGGAGGGTTTTGGACAGGCCTTTGTTGTGTCCGAGGAGCAAAAGCTTGATTGGGGAGACATGTTCTACATGGTCACTCTCCCAACCTCTTTGAGGAAGCCCCATTTGTTCCCAAAGCTCCCCCTTCCATTtag AGATAACTTAGAAGCTTACTCAGCAGAGCTTAAAAGCCTTGCCATGAAAATCATTGAATTTATGGCGAAAGCTCTTAGAATGGACTATAATGACATGAAGAACCTGTTTGAAGATGGGAAGCAGGCATTTAGGATGAACTACTACCCTCCATGTCCACAGCCAGACCTTGTGATTGGCCTCAACCCTCACTCTGATTCTGTCGGCCTAACAATCCTCCTCCAACTCAATGAAATGGAAGGCCTCCAAATAAGAAAAGATGGGATGTGGATTCCTGTTAAACCCCTCTCTAATGCTTTTATTGTCAACATTGGAGACATTTTGGAG ATTGTGACCAATGGAATATACCGTAGCATTGAGCATCGGGCTACTGTTAACTCAGTAAAGGAAAGGCTCTCCATGGCTACATTTTACAACCCCAGACTGGAAGGAGATATGGGTCCAGCACCAAGCCTTATTACTCCAGAATCACCGGCATTGTTCAAAAGAATAGGAGTTGCAGATTACTTCAAGGGACTTTTCTCTCGTAAACTTGATGGGAAATCATACATTGATGTCATGAGGATCCAGAATGAGGAACAGAAAGGTTCTTGA